In Colletotrichum destructivum chromosome 8, complete sequence, the following proteins share a genomic window:
- a CDS encoding Putative purine-cytosine permease, with protein MALFENKSDVSSNGGEKKSGSDVEQGFVGNDGAIHQADFATGTSTYAKLQKLAGKLGVEQRGIERVPEDERINDAVANVGTLWCSANMVVSSFAIGVLAIPVFNLGYVDTALTIVFINFMGVMPVCFFSTFGPKFGLRQMVLSRYWFGFYAVKLIAIFNILACLGWSAVNTIVGAQLFHAVNNDMPGWAGILVIAISTLIICTFGYRIVHTYERFSWVPCAIIFLIVLGVFAHSGKFNSMLPLNSGPAEAGSVLSFAASVYGFATGWTSYASDYTCYYPASTSRLKIFLVTFSGLFFTLCFTELLGAAVMTASVSDPTYSAAYANSGIGGLLAAVLVTRLGGFGQFCLVILALSIIANNCPNIYSVSLSLQVLSKQTERVPRFVWVFVGTGIYIAVSIPGYDRFEAWLENFMLIIAYWLAIYEGVSITDHVVFRRGITGYDIEDYDTPSRLPPGFAAIAAFLMGVMGAVLGMSQTWFTGPIGKLAGASLGGDIGFELAFSFASVSYIGLRTLEKTVFKR; from the exons ATGGCCCTATTCGAGAACAAGAGCGATGTCTCTTCGAACGGTGGCGAGAAGAAATCGGGCAGTGACGTCGAGCAAGGGTTCGTGGGCAATGACGGCGCCATCCATCAGGCGGATTTCGCAACCGGCACCAGTACCTATGCCAAACTCCAGAAGCTGGCGGGAAAGTTGGGTGTAGAGCAGAGAGGCATCGAGAGGGTTCCCGAAGATGAACGAATCAACGATGCCGTCGCCAACGTCGGAACGTTG TGGTGCTCGGCCAACATGGTTGTATCCtccttcgccatcggcgtcctGGCTATTCCTGTCTTCAACCTCGGTTACGTCGACACGGCTCTGaccatcgtcttcatcaactTCATGGGCGTCATGCCCGTCTGCTTCTTTTCAACTTTCGGCCCCAAGTTCGGACTGCGACAGATGGTTCTCTCTCGATATTGGTTTGGTTTCTACGCAGTTAAGCTGA TTGCCATCTTCAACATTCTAGCGTGTCTGGGCTGGTCGGCTGTCAACACCATCGTTGGTGCTCAGCTGTTCCACGCCGTCAATAATGACATGCCAGGATGGGCCGGtatcctcgtcatcgccatctcgACCCTCATCATATGCACGTTCGGCTACCGTATCGTACACACTTACGAGCGGTTCTCCTGGGTCCCCTGcgccatcatcttcctcatcgtcctcggcgtcttcgctCACTCTGGAAAGTTCAACAGCATGCTGCCCCTGAATTCAGGTCCCGCCGAAGCAGGCTCTGTTCTCTCCTTCGCTGCCAGCGTCTACGGCTTCGCAACGGGCTGGACTTCCTATGCCTCGGACTACACGTGCTATTACCCGGCTTCCACGTCCCGCTTGAAGATTTTTCTCGTCACCTTTTCCGGCCTCTTCTTCACGCTTTGCTTCACCGAGCTTTTGGGCGCCGCCGTAATGACCGCCAGTGTCTCTGACCCGACCTACTCCGCCGCATATGCGAACTCCGGGATTGGCGGTCTACTCGCAGCTGTGCTCGTCacccgcctcggcggctttGGCCAGTTCTGTCTCGTAATCCTTGCCCtatccatcatcgccaacaacTGTCCCAACATCTACTCCGTTTCCCTCTCACTGCAAGTTCTTTCGAAACAGACCGAGCGGGTGCCGCGCTTCGTGTGGGTCTTTGTCGGCACCGGCATCTACATCGCCGTCAGCATCCCCGGTTACGATCGCTTCGAGGCCTGGCTCGAGAACTTCATGCTCATCATCGCCTACTGGCTCGCTATCTACGAGGGCGTCAGCATCACCGACCACGTCGTCTTTCGCCGCGGCATCACCGGGTACGACATCGAGGACTACGATACGCCGTCTCGTCTTCCGCCGGGTTTCGCCGCCATAGCGGCTTTCTTAATGGGCGTCATgggcgccgtcctcggcatgTCGCAGACGTGGTTTACCGGCCCTATCG